From a region of the Georgenia yuyongxinii genome:
- a CDS encoding FAD-binding and (Fe-S)-binding domain-containing protein, with product MSTVTENDVVAALRGVVDGEVDDSVRRRAEYSTDASNYRVPPAVVVAPRDTDDTLAALDVARRLGVPVTARGAGTSVAGNSIGPGLVLDFSRHMNEIVALDPEARTAVVQPGVVMSSLQAVAAPHGLRFGPDPSTQNRATLGGMIGNNACGPHAVAYGRTADNVLALDVVDGLGRRFTAGAGTGALDAVPGLDRLVRADMATIRTALGRFGRQVSGYSLEHLLPEHGQDLAKMLVGTEGTLVTILQATVGLVPMPTAPVVVALGYPDMPSAADAVPALLMHRPLAVEGLDAHLVDVVRRHQGAGAVPELPAGGGWLLVEVGADPGETDADVLARARALAADGGTKAVRVVPAGEQAAALWRIRADGAGLGGRTPSGAPAWPGWEDAAVPPERLGDYLRDFTALMADRGVDGLLYGHFGDGCVHVRLDLPLETPAGIGPSREFLEASADLVASYGGSLSGEHGDGRARSELLARMYEPEVLELFGRVKALFDPENHLNPGVLVDPAPLDADLRRPHARPTPARTGFAFAEDGGDFATAVHRCTGVGKCRADNSGAGGFMCPSYQATKDEKDVTRGRARVLQELTNGALVTDWGSDAVRESLDLCLSCKACSADCPAGVDMARYKSEVLHRTYAGKVRPLNHYLLGQLPRWTRLVTAVPVLAKLTNTVLKARPLAQVVLRAGGMDPRRDMVTFAEERFSTWWKTQDDGAAGSNTGTATGSNTGTGTGTGTGTATGADRPRFAVLWADTFSETLDTAGARAAVTLLEDAGYTVVVPDEPACCGLTWISTGQLDGAKKRLTHLLGVLAPYAANGIPVVGVEPSCTAVLRSDMVDLLPDDPRAPMLAAGTYTLAELLTAPAPLGPGPHWQPTSLEGVEVVAQPHCHHHSVMGWDADAALLTRAGASINRLAGCCGLAGNFGMEKGHYDTSVAVAENALLPALREAGPQTVYLADGFSCRTQAEQLAGRHGVHLAQLLTGDR from the coding sequence GTGAGCACGGTCACCGAGAACGACGTCGTCGCCGCCCTGCGCGGCGTGGTGGACGGCGAGGTGGACGACTCGGTCCGCCGACGCGCGGAGTATTCCACGGACGCGTCGAACTACCGGGTGCCGCCGGCGGTGGTGGTCGCCCCGCGGGATACGGATGACACTCTGGCCGCGCTGGACGTGGCGCGCCGTCTGGGTGTGCCGGTCACGGCCCGCGGGGCGGGGACCTCGGTGGCCGGCAACTCGATCGGGCCGGGCCTGGTGCTGGACTTCTCCCGGCACATGAACGAGATCGTGGCCCTGGACCCCGAGGCGCGCACCGCGGTCGTCCAGCCAGGTGTGGTCATGTCGAGCCTGCAGGCGGTGGCCGCCCCGCACGGGCTGCGGTTCGGGCCGGACCCGTCCACCCAGAACCGGGCGACGCTGGGCGGGATGATCGGCAACAACGCCTGCGGCCCGCACGCGGTGGCCTACGGCCGCACGGCGGACAACGTCCTGGCCCTGGACGTCGTGGACGGGTTGGGCCGGCGGTTCACCGCGGGCGCGGGCACCGGCGCGCTGGACGCGGTGCCGGGCCTGGACCGGCTCGTGCGCGCCGACATGGCGACCATCCGCACCGCGCTGGGCCGGTTCGGCCGGCAGGTCTCCGGCTACTCCCTGGAGCACCTGCTGCCCGAGCACGGGCAGGATCTGGCCAAGATGTTGGTGGGCACCGAGGGCACGCTGGTGACCATTTTGCAGGCGACGGTGGGCCTGGTGCCGATGCCCACCGCCCCGGTGGTGGTGGCGCTGGGCTATCCGGACATGCCCTCCGCGGCGGACGCCGTACCGGCACTGCTCATGCACCGGCCGCTGGCCGTCGAAGGCCTGGACGCCCACCTGGTCGACGTGGTGCGCCGGCACCAGGGCGCCGGCGCGGTGCCCGAGCTGCCAGCAGGCGGCGGGTGGTTGCTGGTCGAGGTCGGCGCCGACCCGGGCGAGACGGACGCCGACGTGCTGGCCCGCGCCCGGGCGCTCGCGGCCGACGGTGGCACGAAGGCGGTGCGGGTGGTGCCGGCGGGGGAGCAGGCCGCGGCGCTGTGGCGGATCCGCGCCGACGGTGCGGGCCTGGGCGGGCGGACCCCGTCGGGGGCGCCCGCGTGGCCGGGCTGGGAGGACGCGGCGGTGCCGCCGGAGCGGCTCGGGGACTACCTGCGCGACTTCACCGCGCTGATGGCCGATCGCGGGGTGGACGGGCTGCTCTACGGGCACTTCGGCGACGGGTGCGTGCACGTGCGCCTGGACCTGCCGCTGGAGACCCCGGCCGGGATCGGGCCGTCGCGGGAGTTCCTCGAGGCCTCGGCGGACCTGGTCGCGTCTTATGGCGGGTCGCTGTCGGGCGAGCACGGCGATGGGCGGGCCCGTTCGGAGCTGCTCGCCCGCATGTACGAGCCCGAGGTGCTCGAGCTGTTCGGGCGGGTCAAGGCGCTGTTCGACCCGGAGAACCACCTCAACCCCGGGGTGCTGGTGGACCCGGCGCCGCTGGACGCGGACCTGCGCCGTCCGCATGCCCGGCCCACCCCGGCCCGCACGGGCTTCGCGTTCGCCGAGGACGGCGGCGACTTCGCCACCGCCGTGCACCGGTGCACCGGGGTGGGCAAGTGCCGGGCGGACAACTCGGGCGCGGGCGGGTTCATGTGCCCGTCCTATCAGGCCACCAAGGACGAGAAGGACGTCACCCGCGGCCGGGCCCGGGTGCTGCAGGAGCTGACCAACGGTGCCCTGGTGACCGACTGGGGCTCGGACGCGGTGCGGGAGTCCCTGGACCTGTGCCTGTCGTGCAAGGCATGCTCGGCGGACTGCCCGGCCGGGGTGGACATGGCCCGGTACAAGTCCGAGGTGCTGCACCGCACCTACGCCGGCAAGGTCCGCCCCCTCAACCACTACCTGCTGGGTCAGCTGCCGCGCTGGACCCGGCTGGTCACCGCCGTCCCCGTCCTGGCCAAGCTGACCAACACGGTGCTCAAGGCCCGTCCGCTGGCGCAGGTGGTGCTGCGCGCCGGCGGGATGGACCCGCGCCGGGACATGGTCACCTTCGCCGAGGAGCGGTTCTCGACCTGGTGGAAGACACAGGACGACGGCGCCGCCGGCTCCAACACCGGCACCGCCACCGGCTCCAACACCGGCACCGGCACCGGCACCGGCACCGGCACCGCCACCGGGGCCGACCGGCCCCGGTTCGCAGTGCTGTGGGCCGACACCTTCTCCGAGACCCTCGACACCGCCGGCGCCCGGGCCGCCGTCACGCTGCTCGAGGACGCCGGGTACACCGTGGTCGTGCCCGACGAGCCCGCCTGCTGCGGCCTGACCTGGATCTCCACCGGCCAGCTCGACGGCGCGAAGAAGCGGCTGACCCACCTGCTCGGGGTGCTCGCGCCGTATGCCGCGAACGGGATCCCGGTGGTCGGCGTCGAGCCGTCCTGCACGGCGGTGCTCCGCTCGGACATGGTCGACCTCCTGCCCGACGACCCCCGCGCGCCGATGCTCGCTGCTGGCACGTACACCCTGGCCGAGCTGCTCACCGCCCCGGCCCCGCTCGGCCCCGGCCCCCACTGGCAGCCCACCTCGCTGGAGGGTGTCGAGGTGGTCGCCCAGCCGCACTGCCACCACCACTCCGTCATGGGCTGGGACGCCGACGCCGCGCTGCTCACCCGGGCCGGGGCGTCCATCAACCGCCTGGCCGGTTGCTGCGGCCTCGCCGGGAACTTCGGCATGGAGAAGGGGCACTACGACACCTCGGTCGCCGTCGCCGAGAACGCCCTGCTCCCGGCGCTGCGCGAGGCCGGCCCGCAGACCGTGTACCTGGCCGACGGGTTCTCCTGCCGCACCCAGGCCGAGCAGCTCGCCGGCAGGCACGGCGTCCACCTCGCCCAGCTCCTCACCGGGGACCGGTAG
- a CDS encoding FeoA domain-containing protein — translation MRVVGMAGGVAMAPSLRALGLRPGVRLRVTGREAFGGVAVALAGARVVLDAATARRVGVTPVLPRHRCAPRHG, via the coding sequence GTGCGTGTGGTCGGCATGGCGGGCGGGGTGGCGATGGCGCCCTCGCTCCGGGCGCTCGGGCTGCGCCCGGGAGTGCGGCTACGGGTGACGGGGCGCGAGGCGTTCGGCGGCGTCGCCGTCGCGCTGGCCGGCGCTCGGGTGGTCCTCGACGCCGCCACCGCCCGCCGGGTGGGCGTCACCCCGGTGCTGCCGCGCCACCGCTGCGCGCCGCGCCACGGTTGA
- the feoB gene encoding ferrous iron transport protein B — translation MTATVLLLGNPNVGKSTLFNALTGARQEVRNAPGTTVEVHEGQWAGPGVRLLDVPGTYSLLARSPDEQVAVDVLAGAGADAADLVVVLLDAAALPRSLYLLGQVAQAGRPVVAALTMCDVAAVAGARVDPAQLQNVLGVPVVATDPRRRDGLAALAAAVTAALRAPAHVRGLEPDPAAPGFAPCGCPTETACTHPCAGPGPAEPLTHLPLDTQLARSQRLFDWVQGVLDRAGPAQPEPRPTVSDRIDRVLLHPVAGVPILLVVAWTLFQLATAVAAPLMDWAERLVSGPLTAATGGLLDAVGAGGGWLEGLVVGGVLAGVGTVLSFVPLMSLMFLAIALLEDSGYLARAAFVADRAMRHLGLDGRAVLPLVVGFGCNLPALAATRTLPDARQRLITTLLVPYTSCAARLTVYILLAAAFFPDYAGTVIFAMYLLSVLLIAVAGRLLSRFIGAGGAEHPLVLVLPAYQRPRLGALLTDTWRRLRSFVTKAGKVIVAALTVVWVLLAVPVTGGHPIGEVPVTDSLYGATAEAITPVFAPAGFDDWRATAALMTGFVAKEVVVGSFAQTFAVTEPDDPADAGPLTTRLRAALETSSDGHGEAAALAFMVFVLAYTPCLATLAEQRRLIGRRRTAAAIAVQLTLAWCAAVATFQIGQLLW, via the coding sequence ATGACGGCCACTGTCCTGCTGCTCGGCAATCCCAACGTGGGCAAGTCGACCCTGTTCAACGCCCTCACCGGCGCTCGCCAGGAGGTGCGCAACGCCCCCGGCACCACCGTGGAGGTGCACGAGGGCCAGTGGGCCGGGCCCGGTGTGCGCCTGCTCGACGTGCCCGGCACCTACTCCCTGCTCGCCCGGTCCCCGGACGAGCAGGTGGCCGTCGACGTCCTCGCCGGTGCGGGCGCAGACGCGGCCGATCTCGTCGTCGTTCTCCTCGACGCCGCCGCGCTGCCCCGCTCGCTGTACCTGCTCGGGCAGGTGGCCCAGGCCGGCCGCCCTGTCGTGGCAGCGCTGACGATGTGCGACGTCGCCGCCGTGGCCGGCGCCAGGGTGGACCCGGCGCAGCTGCAGAACGTGCTGGGGGTGCCGGTCGTGGCCACCGACCCGCGCCGGCGCGACGGCCTGGCCGCGCTGGCGGCCGCCGTCACCGCCGCGCTGCGCGCCCCCGCGCACGTGCGCGGCCTCGAGCCGGACCCGGCAGCACCCGGTTTCGCCCCGTGCGGGTGCCCCACCGAGACGGCGTGCACGCATCCCTGTGCGGGCCCCGGGCCGGCCGAGCCGCTCACGCACCTGCCGCTCGACACGCAGCTCGCCAGGTCCCAGCGACTCTTCGACTGGGTGCAGGGCGTCCTGGACCGGGCCGGTCCGGCCCAGCCGGAGCCGCGCCCCACCGTCTCGGACCGCATCGACCGGGTGCTCCTGCACCCCGTGGCGGGCGTGCCCATCCTGCTCGTGGTCGCGTGGACGCTCTTCCAGCTCGCCACCGCGGTGGCCGCGCCGCTGATGGACTGGGCGGAGCGCCTCGTCTCCGGTCCGTTGACGGCCGCGACCGGCGGGCTGCTCGACGCCGTCGGCGCCGGTGGGGGTTGGCTCGAGGGGCTGGTGGTCGGCGGCGTGCTGGCCGGTGTGGGCACCGTGCTGTCCTTCGTCCCGCTGATGAGCCTGATGTTCCTGGCCATCGCCCTGCTGGAGGACTCCGGCTACCTCGCACGAGCCGCCTTCGTCGCCGACCGGGCCATGCGCCACCTGGGCCTGGACGGGCGCGCGGTCCTGCCGCTCGTGGTCGGCTTCGGCTGCAACCTGCCAGCCCTCGCGGCCACCCGGACCCTTCCCGACGCCCGCCAGCGTCTCATCACCACCCTGCTGGTGCCCTACACCTCCTGCGCCGCCCGGCTGACCGTGTACATCCTGCTCGCCGCCGCATTCTTCCCCGACTACGCCGGCACGGTCATCTTCGCGATGTACCTGCTCTCGGTCCTCCTCATCGCCGTCGCCGGCCGGCTCCTCAGCCGCTTCATCGGCGCCGGCGGCGCCGAGCACCCGCTCGTGCTCGTCCTGCCGGCCTACCAGCGCCCCCGCCTCGGCGCCCTCCTGACCGACACCTGGAGGCGGCTGCGCAGCTTCGTCACCAAGGCCGGCAAGGTCATCGTCGCCGCGCTGACCGTCGTGTGGGTGCTGCTGGCGGTGCCGGTCACCGGCGGGCACCCGATCGGCGAGGTGCCCGTGACCGACAGCCTTTACGGCGCCACCGCCGAGGCCATCACCCCCGTCTTCGCACCGGCCGGGTTCGACGACTGGCGCGCGACCGCCGCCCTCATGACCGGGTTCGTAGCCAAGGAAGTCGTGGTGGGCTCCTTCGCGCAGACCTTCGCCGTCACCGAGCCGGACGACCCCGCCGACGCCGGCCCCCTCACCACCCGGCTGCGCGCGGCGCTGGAGACCTCCTCCGACGGGCACGGGGAGGCCGCGGCGCTGGCCTTCATGGTGTTCGTCCTCGCCTACACCCCGTGCCTGGCCACCCTCGCCGAGCAGCGCCGCCTCATCGGCCGGCGCCGCACCGCAGCCGCGATTGCCGTCCAGCTCACGCTGGCCTGGTGCGCCGCCGTCGCCACCTTCCAGATCGGACAGCTGCTGTGGTGA
- a CDS encoding FeoA family protein, which translates to MKLSDCRRGASVRVLGVDVAEHARLRIEEMGLRPGAVVRVTHLAAFGGVVVAAGGARVGLDAATARRVRTEPAPERNR; encoded by the coding sequence GTGAAGCTCTCCGACTGCCGGCGTGGTGCGTCGGTCCGGGTGCTCGGCGTCGACGTCGCCGAGCACGCTCGGCTGCGCATCGAGGAGATGGGCCTTCGCCCGGGAGCGGTCGTGCGGGTCACGCACCTGGCCGCATTCGGCGGCGTCGTCGTCGCCGCCGGTGGGGCGCGGGTGGGCCTCGACGCCGCCACCGCCCGCCGCGTACGCACCGAGCCGGCGCCGGAGCGGAACCGATGA